Proteins found in one Herbiconiux sp. A18JL235 genomic segment:
- a CDS encoding ketopantoate reductase family protein produces the protein MTNAPKIAVLGAGANGASIGVDLTRAGLDVTLIEQWPAHVEAMRASGATIVMPEETLHQEVRVLHLCQVAEVRERFDIVLMLMKAYDTRWAAELISSVLAPEGLLVGVQNGMTVDTIADVVGPERTIGCVIEITSMMFEPGVVQRHSAHDRSWFAVGSIDPATADRVGEVTALLEHVGSVEVVDDIRAAKWMKLVSNATTLVTTGILGLPMVEAAAIPEMRALMLRSGEEALAATTALGNPVLPIFGLTPEAVEDPATVVETLLDTLLGGFVMPDSKTTVLQDWMKGRRSEVDELNGLVARTLREHGQAAPVNEAVVELAHRIERGELEPGPHNLELLLELAG, from the coding sequence ATGACGAACGCACCCAAGATCGCCGTGCTCGGCGCCGGAGCGAACGGCGCCTCCATCGGCGTCGACCTCACCCGCGCCGGGCTCGACGTGACCCTTATCGAGCAGTGGCCCGCCCATGTGGAGGCGATGCGCGCATCCGGCGCCACCATCGTGATGCCCGAGGAGACCCTGCACCAGGAGGTGCGGGTGCTGCATCTCTGCCAGGTCGCCGAGGTGCGCGAACGGTTCGACATCGTGCTCATGCTCATGAAGGCATATGACACACGCTGGGCCGCTGAGCTCATCAGCTCGGTGCTCGCCCCCGAAGGACTGCTCGTCGGCGTGCAGAACGGGATGACCGTCGACACCATCGCCGACGTCGTCGGCCCGGAGCGCACGATCGGATGCGTCATCGAGATCACGTCGATGATGTTCGAACCCGGTGTGGTGCAACGCCACTCCGCCCACGACCGCAGCTGGTTCGCCGTCGGCAGCATCGACCCTGCGACTGCCGATCGGGTCGGTGAGGTGACGGCGCTGCTCGAGCACGTGGGGTCGGTCGAGGTGGTCGACGACATCCGGGCGGCCAAGTGGATGAAGCTCGTGAGCAACGCCACGACGCTCGTGACCACCGGAATCCTCGGGCTCCCGATGGTGGAGGCGGCGGCCATCCCGGAGATGCGCGCACTCATGCTGCGTTCGGGCGAGGAGGCGCTCGCCGCCACGACAGCGCTCGGGAACCCCGTGCTCCCGATCTTCGGCCTCACCCCGGAGGCGGTCGAAGACCCCGCCACCGTGGTCGAGACGCTGCTCGACACCCTGCTCGGCGGCTTCGTCATGCCCGACTCCAAGACGACGGTCCTGCAGGACTGGATGAAGGGCAGGCGCAGCGAGGTCGACGAGCTGAACGGCCTGGTCGCCCGCACCCTGCGCGAGCACGGGCAGGCGGCACCGGTGAACGAGGCGGTCGTCGAGCTCGCCCACCGCATCGAGCGGGGCGAGCTCGAGCCCGGGCCGCACAACCTCGAGCTGCTGCTCGAGCTCGCGGGCTGA
- a CDS encoding sugar ABC transporter ATP-binding protein — protein MADGTPAAPARLVATGLSKRYGAVQALADVDFDLRPGEVVALLGENGAGKSTLVKVLSGLVTPDTGTITMDGEPVNISSSARSQAAGIAVVQQEYSTVGALSVAENLVLGKANSPFLWTRGRLRAEAQALLGEVGLGHIDPSTKVEELSVAEMQLLEVARVLAREARVVIFDEPTAALSDAETEKVLAVVRGLAAKGISIVYVTHRLPEVFAIADRVSIFRNGRSLPSVAIGDIDVAGIIQMMLGRTLETMYPERRPVEGDERLVLRDVVISGLSAPVSLSARRGEILGLTGQLGSGADLVVKALASETPILGGVVEVDGSPLKAKDRSKGLADGITYCSPDRKRSGIFAGLSIVRNLSSSWLSSVATAGTVSTRRERSAAEALASAFAIDSKRLGSSVGKLSGGNQQKVALAKWLGNNPTLFLVEEPTRGVDVGARSDIYAKLRGLCEQGMTVVVSSSDTNEIHGLCDTIATFYHGEMVGVGPADDWTEDALVAAVMNRSEK, from the coding sequence ATGGCTGACGGCACCCCCGCCGCCCCCGCGCGACTCGTCGCGACCGGCCTGAGCAAGCGCTACGGCGCCGTCCAGGCGCTCGCCGACGTCGACTTCGACCTGAGGCCGGGCGAGGTCGTGGCCCTGCTCGGCGAGAACGGCGCCGGCAAGAGCACCCTCGTGAAGGTTCTCTCCGGGCTCGTGACCCCCGACACGGGCACCATCACGATGGACGGCGAGCCCGTGAACATCTCCTCGAGCGCCCGCTCGCAGGCGGCCGGCATCGCCGTGGTGCAGCAGGAGTACAGCACCGTCGGCGCCCTCTCGGTTGCCGAGAACCTGGTGCTCGGCAAGGCGAACTCGCCCTTCCTCTGGACGCGGGGGCGCCTGCGCGCCGAGGCGCAGGCCCTGCTCGGCGAGGTGGGTCTCGGGCACATCGACCCCTCCACCAAGGTCGAGGAGCTGTCGGTCGCCGAGATGCAGCTGCTCGAGGTGGCCAGGGTGCTCGCCCGTGAGGCCCGGGTCGTCATCTTCGACGAACCCACCGCCGCACTCTCCGACGCCGAGACCGAGAAGGTGCTGGCGGTCGTGCGCGGCCTCGCCGCGAAGGGCATCAGCATCGTCTACGTCACCCACCGCCTCCCCGAGGTGTTCGCCATCGCCGACCGCGTCAGCATCTTCCGCAACGGCCGGAGCCTGCCGAGCGTTGCGATCGGAGACATCGACGTGGCCGGCATCATCCAGATGATGCTCGGGCGCACCCTCGAGACCATGTACCCCGAGCGCAGGCCGGTCGAGGGCGACGAGCGGCTGGTGCTGCGCGACGTCGTCATCTCGGGGCTCAGCGCGCCGGTGTCGCTCAGCGCCCGCCGGGGCGAGATCCTCGGCCTCACCGGCCAGCTTGGATCCGGCGCCGATCTGGTGGTGAAGGCCCTGGCCAGCGAGACGCCCATCCTCGGCGGCGTGGTGGAGGTCGACGGCTCGCCCCTCAAGGCGAAGGACCGGTCGAAGGGCCTCGCCGACGGCATCACCTACTGCTCGCCCGACCGCAAGCGCAGCGGCATCTTCGCGGGTCTGTCGATCGTGCGGAACCTCTCGTCGTCGTGGCTGTCGTCGGTGGCCACCGCCGGCACGGTGAGCACCCGGCGCGAGCGCAGCGCCGCTGAGGCGCTGGCGTCGGCGTTCGCCATCGACAGCAAGCGCCTCGGCTCCAGCGTCGGCAAGCTCTCCGGCGGCAACCAGCAGAAGGTCGCCCTGGCGAAGTGGCTCGGCAACAACCCGACGCTCTTCCTGGTGGAGGAGCCCACGCGCGGCGTCGACGTCGGGGCGCGCTCCGACATCTACGCGAAGCTGCGCGGTCTCTGCGAGCAGGGGATGACCGTGGTCGTCTCGAGCTCCGACACGAACGAGATCCACGGCCTCTGCGACACCATCGCCACCTTCTACCACGGCGAGATGGTGGGCGTGGGCCCGGCCGACGACTGGACGGAGGACGCCCTCGTGGCGGCCGTCATGAACAGGAGCGAGAAGTGA
- a CDS encoding M24 family metallopeptidase: MTTSRLVPAPGHMGVDYEERVDFDRLRRYRIDRAKAALESSECGALLLFDFYNIRYTTSTWIGGALGDKMIRYCLLTRDREPVLWDFGSAVKHHKLHSKWLPDENWRAGFLGFRGAVAPDAGLMAAAVTEIKALLVEAGVAGAPVGVDIVEPPFLFEMQRQGLTVVDAQQLMLDARVIKSNDEIVLLNQAAAMVDGVYQEIVDVLKPGIRENEIVALANKRLYELGSDQVEAVNAISGERCNPHPHNFTDRIIRPGDQAFFDIIHSFNGYRTCYYRTFGVGSATTAQRDAYKRAREWMDRGIEGIRPGAGTDQIAALLPKATEFGFETEMEAFGLQFAHGLGLGLHERPIISRLNSLENPVELEAGMVFALETYCPASDGVSAARIEEEIVVTDDGPVVLTKFPAQELFVANEY; the protein is encoded by the coding sequence ATGACCACGTCCCGCCTTGTTCCCGCCCCCGGCCACATGGGCGTCGACTACGAGGAACGCGTCGACTTCGACCGCCTGCGTCGCTACCGCATCGACCGGGCCAAGGCCGCCCTGGAGTCGAGCGAGTGCGGCGCTCTGCTCCTGTTCGACTTCTACAACATCCGCTACACCACGAGCACCTGGATCGGCGGCGCCCTCGGCGACAAGATGATCCGCTACTGCCTGCTCACCCGCGACCGCGAACCCGTGCTGTGGGACTTCGGCTCCGCCGTCAAGCACCACAAGCTGCACTCCAAGTGGCTGCCCGACGAGAACTGGCGGGCCGGGTTCCTCGGGTTCCGCGGCGCCGTCGCTCCCGATGCCGGGCTCATGGCCGCCGCCGTCACCGAGATCAAGGCGCTGCTCGTCGAGGCAGGGGTGGCGGGTGCGCCCGTGGGCGTCGACATCGTCGAACCGCCCTTCCTGTTCGAGATGCAGCGGCAGGGCCTGACGGTCGTCGACGCTCAGCAGCTCATGCTGGATGCGCGGGTCATCAAGTCGAACGACGAGATCGTGCTGCTCAACCAGGCGGCGGCGATGGTCGACGGGGTCTACCAGGAGATCGTCGACGTGCTGAAGCCCGGGATCCGCGAGAACGAGATCGTCGCGCTCGCCAACAAGCGGCTGTACGAGCTCGGCTCCGACCAGGTCGAGGCGGTGAACGCGATCTCGGGGGAGCGCTGCAACCCGCATCCGCACAACTTCACCGACCGCATCATCAGGCCGGGCGACCAGGCGTTCTTCGACATCATCCACTCGTTCAACGGGTACCGCACCTGCTACTACCGCACCTTCGGTGTGGGCAGCGCCACCACCGCGCAGCGCGACGCCTACAAGCGCGCCCGCGAGTGGATGGACCGGGGCATCGAGGGCATCAGGCCCGGTGCGGGCACCGACCAGATCGCCGCGCTGCTGCCGAAGGCGACCGAGTTCGGGTTCGAGACCGAGATGGAGGCGTTCGGTCTGCAGTTCGCGCACGGGCTCGGGCTCGGGCTGCACGAACGGCCGATCATCTCGAGGCTCAACAGTCTGGAGAACCCGGTGGAGCTCGAGGCGGGGATGGTGTTCGCGCTCGAGACCTACTGCCCGGCCTCCGACGGCGTCTCGGCGGCCCGCATCGAGGAGGAGATCGTCGTCACCGACGACGGGCCCGTGGTGCTGACGAAGTTCCCGGCCCAGGAACTGTTCGTGGCGAACGAGTACTGA
- a CDS encoding NAD(P)-dependent oxidoreductase: protein MTNADALQGVEIAWVGLGRMGSAMASRLLASGVDLAVWNRTPERADALVARGARRLRSLGEAGACDVVFSMVLDDAALDSLHDGESGLFGAAHPGAGSARVWIDGSTVSPAASERAARAAAEAGAAFVAAPISGNPAVVEAGQAIFAISGDDAGLEVAEAIGLAIGRAVHRVGSRTEASVIKLCVNALLSVTMQSLAEVAVLADRAGVSRALLMEFLNDSAIGSPFTRYKTAPVVTLDFPPAFTPEGQRKDVRLALELARALEVPLPVLATTEVAYSSLVSGGLGEGKDFAALILEVARDAGHQLRPEELR, encoded by the coding sequence ATGACGAACGCAGACGCCCTGCAGGGGGTCGAGATCGCCTGGGTGGGGCTCGGCCGCATGGGCTCGGCCATGGCCTCTCGGTTGCTCGCGAGTGGCGTCGACCTCGCGGTATGGAACCGCACGCCCGAGCGAGCGGATGCGTTGGTCGCCCGAGGCGCGCGGAGGCTGCGGTCGCTCGGGGAGGCCGGTGCCTGCGACGTGGTGTTCTCGATGGTGCTCGACGACGCGGCCCTCGACTCGCTGCACGACGGCGAGAGCGGCCTGTTCGGGGCGGCGCACCCGGGGGCGGGGAGCGCCCGCGTCTGGATCGACGGCTCCACGGTGTCGCCCGCGGCATCGGAACGGGCCGCCCGAGCGGCGGCCGAGGCGGGCGCCGCCTTCGTGGCCGCGCCCATCAGCGGCAACCCGGCTGTCGTCGAGGCGGGCCAGGCCATCTTCGCCATCTCGGGCGACGACGCCGGGCTCGAGGTGGCCGAGGCGATCGGGCTCGCCATCGGGCGGGCCGTGCACCGCGTCGGGTCGCGGACCGAAGCATCCGTCATCAAGCTCTGCGTGAACGCCCTGCTCTCGGTGACGATGCAGTCGTTGGCCGAGGTGGCGGTGCTCGCCGACCGGGCCGGAGTCTCCCGGGCGCTGCTGATGGAGTTCCTGAACGACAGCGCGATCGGTTCGCCGTTCACCCGGTACAAGACCGCGCCCGTCGTGACCCTCGACTTCCCGCCGGCCTTCACACCGGAGGGGCAGCGCAAGGATGTGCGGCTCGCGCTCGAGCTCGCCCGAGCGCTCGAGGTGCCGCTGCCCGTGCTCGCCACCACCGAGGTGGCCTACTCGAGCCTCGTCTCGGGCGGACTCGGCGAGGGGAAGGACTTCGCCGCCCTCATCCTCGAGGTGGCGCGCGATGCGGGCCATCAGTTGCGACCGGAGGAACTCAGATGA
- a CDS encoding helix-turn-helix domain-containing protein, which produces MKSDLGPGLRTVREAKGLSLRAVAAAVGISPSLLSQVETGKTHPSVSTLYAIVTYLGMSIDEALGTSAAPVPPVDGGDPRGRALPLPGPRVSPIQRVEDNPTIEMENGVTWQRLAVGGYSIVDPLITTYAPGGSSSIEGRLMRHSGIEYGFILYGELTLKLDFDTYILRPGDSMAFDSLRPHLYINHTDQETQGMWFVLGRHEGDDGSELLAEHGISRAGTRPLQSAVDVLSELHKGDQ; this is translated from the coding sequence ATGAAGAGCGATCTTGGCCCTGGTCTCAGAACTGTCCGCGAAGCGAAGGGGCTCAGTCTGCGCGCGGTCGCGGCAGCCGTGGGCATCTCGCCGAGCCTGCTGTCGCAGGTGGAGACGGGAAAGACGCATCCCTCGGTGAGCACGCTGTACGCGATCGTGACCTACCTCGGCATGTCGATCGACGAGGCACTCGGCACGAGTGCGGCACCCGTGCCCCCGGTCGACGGCGGCGACCCTCGCGGTCGTGCGCTCCCCCTCCCGGGTCCGCGCGTCTCACCCATCCAGCGGGTGGAGGACAACCCGACCATCGAGATGGAGAACGGGGTGACCTGGCAGCGCCTCGCCGTGGGCGGCTACAGCATCGTCGACCCGCTCATCACCACCTACGCGCCCGGCGGCTCCAGCTCCATCGAGGGCCGGCTGATGCGGCACTCGGGCATCGAGTACGGGTTCATCCTCTACGGCGAGCTCACGCTGAAGCTCGACTTCGACACCTACATCCTGAGGCCGGGTGACTCCATGGCGTTCGACTCGCTGCGGCCCCACCTCTACATCAACCACACCGACCAGGAGACGCAGGGCATGTGGTTCGTGCTCGGCCGCCACGAGGGCGACGACGGCAGTGAACTGCTCGCCGAGCACGGCATCTCCCGTGCCGGAACCCGGCCGCTGCAATCGGCGGTCGACGTGCTGAGCGAACTCCACAAGGGAGACCAATGA
- a CDS encoding ABC transporter permease, producing MTLQTDTASLSATTAPPAPSRRAAEFVIRWSLPLILLITLVIATATTPGFLSFENLRGILINTSVIGIAAVGLTPVTLSGNLVSLAVTQQAMLAAVVFFPLLAVGVPLPLAIILVILILAATGFAQGAFVALGLNPMITTLAAGAIIFGLATLVTGGRVVSAPEVDTRWIALASPLGLPLPIYIFVGFTILTTFFIDRTVTGRKISLAGANRETARLSGVSFRAATIAAFVVLGIGTAISGIVVAAQAGQATTLDLPTLTSNVIAAVLVGGTAIQGGFGSPLRSALGALMIAIFSQVMLLHDFSHGVRLAAVGLLVVVMVSVLHVIRKKAI from the coding sequence GTGACCCTGCAGACCGACACGGCGTCGCTGTCGGCGACGACCGCCCCACCCGCGCCCTCGCGGCGCGCGGCGGAGTTCGTGATCAGGTGGTCGCTGCCCCTGATCCTCCTCATCACCCTGGTGATCGCCACCGCCACCACGCCCGGCTTCCTCTCGTTCGAGAACCTCCGCGGCATCCTCATCAACACCTCCGTCATCGGCATCGCGGCCGTCGGGCTCACGCCCGTGACGCTCTCGGGCAACCTGGTCTCGCTCGCGGTGACCCAGCAGGCGATGCTCGCGGCCGTGGTGTTCTTCCCCCTCCTCGCGGTGGGGGTCCCGCTGCCGCTCGCGATCATCCTGGTCATCCTCATCCTCGCGGCGACCGGCTTCGCCCAGGGCGCGTTCGTGGCCCTCGGCCTCAACCCGATGATCACGACGCTGGCCGCGGGCGCGATCATCTTCGGTCTCGCCACGCTCGTCACGGGCGGCCGCGTGGTCTCGGCGCCCGAGGTCGACACCAGGTGGATCGCGCTCGCCAGCCCGCTCGGGCTGCCGCTGCCGATCTACATCTTCGTCGGTTTCACCATCCTCACGACCTTCTTCATCGACCGCACCGTCACAGGCCGCAAGATCTCCCTCGCCGGCGCCAACCGCGAGACGGCCCGTCTCAGCGGCGTCTCGTTCCGAGCGGCAACCATCGCCGCCTTCGTGGTGCTCGGCATCGGCACCGCCATCTCGGGCATCGTCGTTGCCGCGCAGGCGGGTCAGGCCACCACGCTCGACCTGCCGACGCTCACCTCGAACGTGATCGCCGCCGTGCTGGTGGGCGGCACCGCCATCCAGGGCGGCTTCGGCTCACCGTTGCGCTCGGCGCTCGGCGCTCTCATGATCGCCATCTTCAGTCAGGTCATGCTGTTGCACGACTTCTCGCACGGCGTGCGGCTCGCCGCGGTGGGACTGCTCGTCGTCGTCATGGTCTCCGTCCTCCACGTCATCCGAAAGAAGGCGATCTGA
- a CDS encoding sugar ABC transporter substrate-binding protein codes for MAAAIGLTAVMGFGLAACSSDGTSAGAGSTSAAGEGTGSLNGDGKTIVMFMPSTATIYQSDEAASVKAEAEKLGYEVKIFENKTDQTEQDQQVQQFIATGEVPAAFVWWPSNSQAGINSSRLLSQIAPVFQVNQSVLPEGEDYITAYAGVRAYGIGETAGEMLKAAREDALAAGKQLHSEQGNLIEITFPAGYQSGIDRHDGMLAATEDEPFDLLASEPTAAGFDSQAAFDIASQVIPKFSSGGIDFVFAQNLSMAAGVVTALEQNGLTPGEDVWVIAGNDAGDKTPLKNGKVYSAVIQSPVVEGKLIIQTVAKYLASGEVTDEVVNLELEPAEPELTADPPAKTTYMPNPPIRLADIDGFEFWGLGYEQLGSQ; via the coding sequence GTGGCAGCGGCAATCGGACTGACGGCGGTGATGGGCTTCGGGCTCGCCGCCTGCTCGTCGGACGGCACCAGCGCAGGGGCTGGATCGACCAGCGCCGCCGGTGAGGGGACGGGCTCGCTGAACGGCGACGGCAAGACCATCGTCATGTTCATGCCCTCCACCGCCACCATCTACCAGTCCGACGAGGCCGCCTCCGTCAAGGCCGAGGCCGAGAAGCTCGGCTACGAGGTCAAGATCTTCGAAAACAAGACCGACCAGACCGAGCAGGACCAGCAGGTGCAGCAGTTCATCGCCACCGGCGAGGTTCCCGCCGCCTTCGTCTGGTGGCCCTCGAACTCACAGGCCGGCATCAACTCCAGCCGTCTGCTCTCGCAGATCGCCCCCGTCTTCCAGGTGAACCAGTCGGTGCTCCCGGAGGGCGAGGACTACATCACCGCCTACGCCGGCGTGCGCGCCTACGGCATCGGTGAGACCGCGGGCGAGATGCTGAAGGCGGCGCGTGAGGACGCGCTGGCCGCGGGCAAGCAGCTGCACTCCGAGCAGGGCAACCTCATCGAGATCACCTTCCCCGCCGGGTACCAGTCGGGCATCGACCGCCACGACGGCATGCTCGCCGCCACCGAGGACGAGCCGTTCGACCTCCTCGCCAGCGAGCCGACCGCCGCGGGCTTCGACTCGCAGGCCGCGTTCGACATCGCCAGCCAGGTCATCCCGAAGTTCTCGTCGGGGGGCATCGACTTCGTGTTCGCCCAGAACCTGTCGATGGCGGCCGGTGTGGTGACGGCGCTCGAGCAGAACGGCCTCACCCCCGGTGAAGACGTCTGGGTCATCGCGGGCAACGACGCCGGTGACAAGACGCCGCTGAAGAACGGCAAGGTCTACAGCGCCGTCATCCAGTCGCCCGTCGTCGAGGGCAAGCTCATCATCCAGACCGTGGCGAAGTACCTGGCCTCGGGCGAGGTCACCGACGAGGTCGTCAACCTCGAGCTGGAGCCGGCCGAGCCGGAGCTCACCGCCGACCCGCCGGCCAAGACGACCTACATGCCCAACCCGCCCATCCGGCTCGCCGACATCGACGGCTTCGAGTTCTGGGGCCTCGGCTACGAGCAGCTCGGCAGCCAGTAA
- a CDS encoding ketopantoate reductase family protein — MSARRIAVVGTGANGASMGADMVRAGLDVTFIEQWPAHVEAMREHGLTVHLPDGSTEITPVSAYHFCQVAELREPFDIVFVSVKSYDTRWVTELIKPLLREDSVVVGLQNGMTIDAVSDVVGAERTVGAVLGIAANMFTPGVVVRQVAPAGTWLTVGTLSGARTPALEHVVEALGHAGSISVSPDIRASKWMKLIANIPEMLPSAILNVPLLTAAGIEGVRPVMDEASREAYRVATALGIAMVPIFGKTEADVPGDDRYGIDLLESVLESYSLPDTRVAVLQDWDKGRRAELDAFNGYIVARARELGVAVPVNEAILAIAERIERGELTPDPANSTLLVDALAATRV; from the coding sequence ATGAGCGCACGCAGGATCGCAGTTGTCGGAACGGGAGCCAACGGCGCCTCGATGGGAGCCGACATGGTCCGCGCCGGCCTCGACGTGACCTTCATCGAGCAGTGGCCGGCCCATGTGGAGGCGATGCGCGAGCACGGCCTCACCGTGCATCTGCCCGACGGCTCCACCGAGATCACCCCGGTGTCGGCCTACCACTTCTGCCAGGTCGCCGAGCTGCGCGAGCCCTTCGACATCGTCTTCGTCTCCGTGAAGAGCTACGACACCCGCTGGGTGACCGAGCTCATCAAGCCACTGCTGCGGGAGGACTCGGTGGTGGTGGGGCTGCAGAACGGCATGACCATCGACGCCGTCTCCGATGTCGTGGGGGCCGAGCGCACGGTGGGCGCCGTGCTGGGCATCGCCGCGAACATGTTCACCCCGGGTGTCGTGGTGCGCCAGGTGGCTCCCGCGGGCACCTGGCTCACGGTGGGTACCCTGAGCGGCGCTCGCACCCCGGCTCTCGAGCACGTCGTGGAGGCGCTCGGGCACGCCGGGAGCATCTCGGTCTCGCCCGACATCAGGGCGTCGAAGTGGATGAAGCTCATCGCCAACATCCCCGAGATGCTGCCCTCCGCCATCCTCAACGTGCCGCTGCTGACCGCGGCGGGCATCGAGGGGGTTCGCCCGGTGATGGACGAGGCGTCGCGCGAGGCCTACCGGGTGGCGACGGCCCTCGGCATCGCCATGGTGCCGATCTTCGGCAAGACCGAGGCCGATGTGCCGGGCGACGACCGCTACGGCATCGACCTGCTCGAGTCGGTGCTCGAGTCGTATTCCCTTCCCGACACCCGGGTGGCCGTGCTGCAGGACTGGGACAAGGGTCGCCGCGCCGAGCTCGACGCCTTCAACGGCTACATCGTGGCCCGGGCCCGCGAACTCGGCGTCGCGGTGCCGGTGAACGAGGCGATCCTTGCCATCGCGGAGCGCATCGAGCGCGGTGAGCTCACGCCCGACCCGGCGAACTCGACCCTGCTCGTCGACGCTCTGGCGGCGACCCGCGTCTGA
- a CDS encoding ABC transporter permease, which translates to MRGALTTTLREYGLRIVILLAVIVTFLIVSKSFAGPSSVYAVLESFAFVGIVALGLSVTMIAGELDLSVASTAALMGVIAIEVAQFGLVVAIVTALAGGAVLGALQGWLIARLGINSLVFTAGSLIAIRGFAYIASNNSPVVLTDFAISDPLHTRFATFFSPSSVIAIIAFVVVGLFLAFTRPGRHIYAIGGARTEAIAAGVPVTGSMTLAFSLSGATAGLAGAIACLKGGSAAPEGFPDLLLLAVGAALIGGIGLYGGVGTIWHVVIGVAITGTLTAGMATLAAPSYLSNLVLGVLLVLLLVADFFIAKAVRRRRLSRLREIVATDGEVPAEALVATGR; encoded by the coding sequence ATGCGCGGCGCACTCACCACCACCCTGCGGGAGTACGGTCTGCGGATCGTCATCCTCCTGGCCGTCATCGTGACGTTCCTGATCGTCTCGAAGAGCTTCGCGGGGCCCTCCTCCGTCTACGCGGTGCTCGAGTCGTTCGCCTTCGTCGGCATCGTCGCCCTCGGCCTCTCGGTCACCATGATCGCCGGTGAGCTCGACCTCTCGGTCGCATCGACGGCGGCGCTCATGGGAGTCATCGCCATCGAGGTCGCCCAGTTCGGGCTGGTCGTCGCCATCGTGACGGCGCTCGCCGGAGGGGCGGTGCTCGGTGCTCTGCAGGGTTGGCTCATCGCACGCCTCGGCATCAACTCCCTGGTGTTCACGGCCGGCAGCCTCATCGCCATCCGCGGCTTCGCCTACATCGCGAGCAACAACTCGCCCGTGGTGCTCACCGACTTCGCCATCTCCGACCCGCTGCACACCCGGTTCGCGACGTTCTTCTCGCCGTCGAGCGTCATCGCGATCATCGCCTTCGTCGTCGTCGGTCTCTTCCTGGCGTTCACCCGGCCCGGCCGGCACATCTACGCCATCGGTGGGGCGCGCACCGAGGCCATCGCCGCGGGAGTGCCGGTCACCGGCTCGATGACCCTCGCGTTCTCCCTCTCCGGAGCCACCGCCGGTCTCGCCGGAGCCATCGCCTGCCTGAAGGGCGGCAGCGCCGCTCCCGAGGGATTCCCCGACCTGCTGCTGCTCGCCGTGGGCGCGGCGCTCATCGGAGGCATCGGGCTCTACGGCGGTGTCGGCACGATCTGGCACGTCGTCATCGGTGTGGCGATCACGGGCACCCTCACCGCCGGCATGGCGACGCTCGCTGCGCCGTCGTACCTCAGCAACCTGGTGCTCGGCGTGCTGCTCGTGCTGCTCCTGGTCGCCGACTTCTTCATCGCCAAGGCCGTGCGCCGCCGCCGGCTCAGCCGGCTGCGCGAGATCGTGGCCACCGACGGGGAGGTGCCCGCTGAGGCCCTTGTCGCGACTGGCCGCTAG
- a CDS encoding zinc-binding dehydrogenase, translated as MTIPETMRAAVYHGRRDLRFEEVPVPSPGPGELLIEVGTVGVCGSDVGEWAHGPHQHPVDTPHPATGHHGPIIPGHEFSGVVVALGEGVDERWLGSSIASCGSVACGRCPACLRGETNLCRSYAGVGLHRDGALAGYVTAPIECCLALEETGLSLDEAALVQPMSIAVHNVTRAGDVDGQTVLLQGVGGIGAFLVCALVDAGARVVASDMDAERLAIARQLGAHETVLVTGEAAADRELIAAAVGGAELRVVFEVSGSRPGVLAALDLAPRGSRIVLVGIQKAPVEIDLARFTLDEKTLIGTNALVRESDFPRALELVASRRDWGVIAPRVVPLDEVIDEALLPMSEGRPRAIKTLIDPRGAVARPLLGRSQPDAFSPAVAN; from the coding sequence ATGACGATTCCCGAGACCATGCGCGCCGCCGTCTACCACGGCCGCCGCGATCTCCGCTTCGAGGAGGTGCCGGTGCCTTCGCCGGGGCCAGGCGAACTGCTCATCGAGGTCGGCACCGTGGGGGTGTGCGGCTCCGACGTGGGGGAGTGGGCGCACGGGCCGCACCAGCATCCTGTCGACACCCCGCATCCGGCGACCGGGCACCACGGCCCCATCATCCCCGGGCACGAGTTCTCCGGCGTCGTGGTGGCGCTCGGCGAGGGGGTCGACGAGCGCTGGCTGGGCTCGTCGATCGCCTCCTGCGGCTCGGTCGCCTGCGGACGGTGCCCCGCCTGCCTGCGCGGCGAGACGAACCTCTGCCGCAGCTACGCGGGGGTGGGCCTGCATCGCGACGGCGCCCTGGCGGGCTACGTGACGGCGCCGATCGAATGCTGCCTCGCCCTCGAGGAGACGGGTCTCTCGCTCGACGAGGCGGCGCTCGTGCAACCGATGTCGATCGCGGTGCACAACGTGACCCGCGCGGGTGACGTCGACGGGCAGACCGTGCTGCTGCAGGGTGTCGGGGGCATCGGCGCGTTCCTCGTCTGCGCGCTCGTCGACGCCGGGGCGCGGGTCGTCGCCAGCGACATGGATGCGGAGCGGCTCGCCATCGCCAGGCAGCTGGGCGCGCACGAGACCGTGCTCGTGACGGGCGAGGCCGCCGCGGACCGAGAACTCATCGCGGCGGCGGTGGGCGGCGCGGAGCTGCGCGTGGTGTTCGAGGTGAGCGGATCGCGGCCCGGGGTGCTCGCCGCCCTCGACCTGGCGCCGCGCGGCAGCCGGATCGTGCTGGTGGGAATCCAGAAGGCACCGGTCGAGATCGACCTGGCCCGCTTCACCCTCGACGAGAAGACGCTCATCGGCACCAACGCGCTCGTGCGCGAGTCCGACTTCCCCCGCGCCCTGGAGCTCGTCGCGAGCCGGCGCGACTGGGGGGTCATCGCGCCGCGGGTCGTGCCGCTCGACGAGGTCATCGACGAGGCGCTGCTGCCCATGAGCGAGGGCAGGCCCCGCGCGATCAAGACGCTGATCGATCCGCGCGGCGCTGTGGCGCGACCTCTCCTCGGACGATCTCAGCCCGATGCGTTCAGCCCGGCTGTCGCAAATTGA